Proteins encoded together in one Benincasa hispida cultivar B227 chromosome 1, ASM972705v1, whole genome shotgun sequence window:
- the LOC120071808 gene encoding probable GABA transporter 2 isoform X2, protein MVNQPPINDDRFTDAERQNDAGATFVLQSKGEWWHAGFHLTTAIVGPTILTLPYAFRGLGWGLGFFCLTIMAVVTFYSYFLMSKVLDHCEKAGRRHIRFRELAADVLGSGWMFYFVIFIQTAINTGVGIGAILLAGQCLELPSFHSLRHVNLGSLILSLGYTFLVVAACIIAGRSKEAPTREYTLESSPKARVFSAFTSISILAAIFGNGILPEIQATLAAPASGKMVKGLIMCYGVIFVSFYAIGGSGYWVFGNKATSNILQSLMPDKGPSLAPTWILGLAVIFVLLQLLAIALVYSQVAYEIMEKQSADVKKGMFSKRNLIPRLILRTLYMIMCGFFAAMLPFFGDISAVVGAIGFIPLDFILPMLLYNITHNPPKSSLTYSTNLIIIVVFSGVGLMGAFSSIRKLILDAQQFKLFSNDVVD, encoded by the exons ATGGTGAATCAGCCTCCGATCAACGACGACCGATTCACCGACGCCGAACGCCAAAACGACGCCGGAGCAACATTCGTCCTCCAATCCAAAG GGGAATGGTGGCATGCCGGTTTCCATTTAACGACGGCGATTGTCGGACCGACGATTCTAACGCTGCCGTACGCGTTCAGAGGATTAGGTTGGGGATTAGGGTTTTTCTGCTTGACGATCATGGCGGTTGTGACTTTCTATTCGTACTTCCTCATGTCTAAGGTTCTGGATCACTGCGAGAAAGCCGGGCGCCGCCACATCCGATTCCGGGAACTCGCCGCCGACGTGTTAG GATCTGGATGGATGTTTTACTTTGTAATATTTATTCAAACGGCGATCAATACTGGAGTTGGAATTGGAGCAATTTTACTTGCGGGTCAATGCCTTGAG CTTCCAAGCTTCCACTCTCTTAGACATGTGAATCTGGGTTCTCTCATTCTCAGTTTGGGCTACACTTTTCTTGTTGTCGCTGCTTGTATCATTGCAG GAAGAAGTAAAGAAGCTCCAACAAGGGAATATACATTAGAATCATCACCAAAAGCAAGGGTGTTCAGTGCTTTCACATCCATTTCGATTTTAGCAGCTATTTTTGGGAATGGAATCCTGCCTGAAATCCAA GCAACTCTGGCAGCTCCAGCAAGTGGGAAGATGGTGAAAGGGTTAATAATGTGTTATGGTGTGATATTTGTAAGCTTCTACGCAATCGGTGGGTCAGGATATTGGGTGTTTGGAAATAAGGCAACGTCTAATATACTGCAGAGTTTGATGCCGGACAAGGGGCCTTCATTGGCTCCTACTTGGATTCTGGGCCTTGCTGTCATCTTTGTTCTTCTTCAACTCCTCGCCATTGCTCTG GTGTATTCACAAGTGGCATACGAGATAATGGAGAAGCAATCAGCAGATGTAAAGAAAGGAATGTTCTCCAAAAGAAACCTAATTCCAAGGCTCATTCTTCGTACATTATACATGATCATGTGTGGCTTTTTTGCTGCAATGCTTCCTTTCTTTGGTGACATCAGTGCTGTGGTTGGTGCTATTGGTTTCATTCCTCTTGATTTCATCCTGCCAATGCTTCTTTACAACATCACCCACAACCCTCCTAAATCTTCCCTCACCTATTCCACCAATCTCATCATCATCGTCGTCTTCTCCGGAGTCGGTCTCATGGGTGCTTTCTCTTCTATTAGAAAGCTCATTCTCGATGCCCAACAGTTCAAGCTCTTTAGCAATGACGTCGTCGATTGA
- the LOC120071808 gene encoding probable GABA transporter 2 isoform X1, which translates to MVNQPPINDDRFTDAERQNDAGATFVLQSKGEWWHAGFHLTTAIVGPTILTLPYAFRGLGWGLGFFCLTIMAVVTFYSYFLMSKVLDHCEKAGRRHIRFRELAADVLGSGWMFYFVIFIQTAINTGVGIGAILLAGQCLEIIYTSLNPNGSMKLYEFIAIVTGVMIVLSQLPSFHSLRHVNLGSLILSLGYTFLVVAACIIAGRSKEAPTREYTLESSPKARVFSAFTSISILAAIFGNGILPEIQATLAAPASGKMVKGLIMCYGVIFVSFYAIGGSGYWVFGNKATSNILQSLMPDKGPSLAPTWILGLAVIFVLLQLLAIALVYSQVAYEIMEKQSADVKKGMFSKRNLIPRLILRTLYMIMCGFFAAMLPFFGDISAVVGAIGFIPLDFILPMLLYNITHNPPKSSLTYSTNLIIIVVFSGVGLMGAFSSIRKLILDAQQFKLFSNDVVD; encoded by the exons ATGGTGAATCAGCCTCCGATCAACGACGACCGATTCACCGACGCCGAACGCCAAAACGACGCCGGAGCAACATTCGTCCTCCAATCCAAAG GGGAATGGTGGCATGCCGGTTTCCATTTAACGACGGCGATTGTCGGACCGACGATTCTAACGCTGCCGTACGCGTTCAGAGGATTAGGTTGGGGATTAGGGTTTTTCTGCTTGACGATCATGGCGGTTGTGACTTTCTATTCGTACTTCCTCATGTCTAAGGTTCTGGATCACTGCGAGAAAGCCGGGCGCCGCCACATCCGATTCCGGGAACTCGCCGCCGACGTGTTAG GATCTGGATGGATGTTTTACTTTGTAATATTTATTCAAACGGCGATCAATACTGGAGTTGGAATTGGAGCAATTTTACTTGCGGGTCAATGCCTTGAG ATAATATATACGAGCCTTAATCCAAATGGATCGATGAAACTATACGAGTTCATAGCAATAGTAACAGGGGTGATGATCGTTCTATCTCAGCTTCCAAGCTTCCACTCTCTTAGACATGTGAATCTGGGTTCTCTCATTCTCAGTTTGGGCTACACTTTTCTTGTTGTCGCTGCTTGTATCATTGCAG GAAGAAGTAAAGAAGCTCCAACAAGGGAATATACATTAGAATCATCACCAAAAGCAAGGGTGTTCAGTGCTTTCACATCCATTTCGATTTTAGCAGCTATTTTTGGGAATGGAATCCTGCCTGAAATCCAA GCAACTCTGGCAGCTCCAGCAAGTGGGAAGATGGTGAAAGGGTTAATAATGTGTTATGGTGTGATATTTGTAAGCTTCTACGCAATCGGTGGGTCAGGATATTGGGTGTTTGGAAATAAGGCAACGTCTAATATACTGCAGAGTTTGATGCCGGACAAGGGGCCTTCATTGGCTCCTACTTGGATTCTGGGCCTTGCTGTCATCTTTGTTCTTCTTCAACTCCTCGCCATTGCTCTG GTGTATTCACAAGTGGCATACGAGATAATGGAGAAGCAATCAGCAGATGTAAAGAAAGGAATGTTCTCCAAAAGAAACCTAATTCCAAGGCTCATTCTTCGTACATTATACATGATCATGTGTGGCTTTTTTGCTGCAATGCTTCCTTTCTTTGGTGACATCAGTGCTGTGGTTGGTGCTATTGGTTTCATTCCTCTTGATTTCATCCTGCCAATGCTTCTTTACAACATCACCCACAACCCTCCTAAATCTTCCCTCACCTATTCCACCAATCTCATCATCATCGTCGTCTTCTCCGGAGTCGGTCTCATGGGTGCTTTCTCTTCTATTAGAAAGCTCATTCTCGATGCCCAACAGTTCAAGCTCTTTAGCAATGACGTCGTCGATTGA
- the LOC120079059 gene encoding secreted RxLR effector protein 161-like, whose amino-acid sequence MVGSLMYLTATRHDIMYVVSLISRFMESPTELHLLAAKRILRYLKGTPGLGILYQKGEKLNLFGFSDSDYAGDLNDKKRTSGYVFMLGSGAISWSSKKQPLSTTKAELVAATSCACQAIWLRNILGNLHYKQEEASIIHCDNTSTIKLSRNPIKHG is encoded by the coding sequence ATGgttggaagcttgatgtacttaACAGCTACAAGGCATGATATTATGTATGTTGTAAGTTTAATTAGCAGGTTTATGGAATCTCCTACTGAGCTTCATCTCCTTGCTGCCAAAAGAATCTTACGCTACTTAAAAGGGACTCCTGGTCTTGGCATACtttatcaaaaaggagaaaaactAAACCTTTTTGGTTTTAGCGATAGTGATTATGCAGGagatttaaatgataaaaagcGTACTTCAGGATATGTTTTCATGCTTGGTTCAGGAGCTATCTCATGGTCTTCCAAGAAACAGCCATTATCTACCACTAAAGCTGAACTTGTAGCAGCAACATCATGTGCATGTCAAGCCATTTGGTTGAGGAACATTCTTGGGAATTTGCATTATAAGCAAGAAGAAGCATCTATCATTCATTGTGATAACACATCAACAATCAAGCTCTCAAGAAATCCTATCAAACATGGATGA